GAAACCTGCTCTACCAACAAGGAGACTGAATATACAGAATCATAGTAACTATGAAATGTTGGACAGTATAAACCATAACCGAGAACCCAAGAAAACTGAACTTTCCATGGTTTACAAAACAATTGATGCATTATTGTAGAATTACGCAGCCTCACAATGTGCTGCAGAGTGAAAGGATTCTCCCCTATCCCCCAACCCTCCACTGAcataatgctttaggatgcttagggctgatcctgcgttgagcagggggttggactagatggcctgtgtggccccttccaactctatgattctataatggatGACAATAATTTTTACTCCGTTAGCTTACGTGAGTCAGCTTCTTGTGCCAAGTAATTCTGTCCTCTTGAATGATGAGTGCTTTCCCTGGAGGAGCCTGAGGATCCAGCCTCCCTACCTTGACTCTCGCATAGGAGTTATTTGGGAAAGTGACCAAGTTCCTAAGATCAAATCCACCTGCTAGTTCTCCATGGTCATCCAACACAATTTCATCCCCAGCACTGTTGTTGAATGAGAGCCACTGTAGAAAGGAGTGGAGCTAGGCCAAATGGGAAAGAGGACCACAGTTGATTAGAAAAGTCTAATAATGAAGGCATTTCACACCAGTCTAATGTACCAAGAACACGACTGGATACCCAAGACAATGGAGAGGGCATACCTGCCAGGGCATCCTATCCATATGTTCTcgtgtcttctttttctttatgtcCATGAAATGTACGGCATAGGCCAAGGCATAAGCAATGTTATAGATAGTgtagctgtggccagtcatgctcatttcaaaaaaTGTTGCTGGAAGACTCTCCAACCTCTCTTCTCCAGTACACAGCTCACTGTTGTCTGCTGGTCTTCTAGAATTAGGCAAAGAACAACCAAATTCTTCTTCCCAGAAGTTCTTGAAAAAACCATCCTGATGTGTCCAAGGAGGTCTTACCGTCTGGAGAAATGTCTGGAAACCTGTTAGCTCATTGGAATAAATTGCAAAAGTAAGAGCACCctgaaatatttctacgtcccaggATCTTTGAATGCTTGTGAAGGCAAAGTCAATTTGGGCAGTTGTTATCCACACTTTTCCTGTAGAGTttccctctgtttcctccagattGGTCAGAGTCCTTAACCATGTAACTACTGACAGCCATATAATACTGGATGTTTCTCCATGTAGAACAATAGCAGTGGCATTGCCTTTTAGAAAACCTGTACTGGTATTGTAAAAGATTTGGATAGTGTCAACAACATGGGCTATTACTGGAGCTCTTTCTGTGAAGTCCGAACAGATCTCATGCTTAGAGAGCATCGGCTCCAAGGCATGCAAGAAATGTTCCCCAGCTTGGTCATCTGTAGTGATGAGCCCAACCCATTTCCATCCGAAATGTAGAAGCAACTGAACAATCCCCACGTACTGAAGCCGTTCATTGGGCACCATGCGGTAAAAGGGAGGGAAATAGATTCCATCATTCGTCGTTGACTCAAAAGATCCATATGAAATCTAAGAGAGATAAATGGGTGGGAGAGACAAGATGTAGAATTTGAGAATATACACTTCTTAGTCTTAATGGACTTCAGGAGACCTTTACTTGCTTCCATGGTCAGAAtcctgctcaaggtggcttcTTCCAGTTTTTCCAAATCAAGAAGACATGGACAGCTGGGATTTGCTCCATTTGatatataggcccattatgcacggccgccgaaccgGCGGTTGGCGGTcgcatggaaaacacggaggaggATGAAGTGAGGCAAATTGCgaatgcacgggacggaacacccTGTTGGCAAAACCCGGAGCAGCCGCCGGCTGCAGCTGCCGAGATGGCGAagtggagcaaacaggaagggaggcgtgTGCGGTCCCTCTGGTCCCCCTCCCCTGTGGGCTCCGCGGCCACCTGTACGTCCCTGTTCCCTTTGGTCCTGTCTGAACTGCAACTGCGTTTCAGTGGCCGCTTTGAAGgcccgattatgcacacggcctCTCCGGCACCGcgtctggttgtgccctggtcagccgggaagctccgctttcttccgctgCTGCCATTCCACTTCGAGTGCgggccttcccctccgtgcataataggccatatgggcacattttaaaagtgctttTCCCACCTGTGTCATTCAGGAATCTGGGATTCACTGGTTGTTTAGGGGCTGAGGAGCATTGTTCTTTGCCTTTTTCCTTTTGGCTTGTGGAAGTACATTTGAACCAAGTACAGAGACCAAGACATaagaggaaagattgggggagcctggtctgactgagaggggatctgataaccatcttcaagtatttaaaaggctgccatgtagaggatggagcagagttgttctcttcaGGTTTATGTATGGACAAGGGAACCCTGAGCGTGATCTTTGAACACAGACTAATAGCTTTAGATGGAAAATGTTCTTTATTTGGTGAAATTCCATACCatatgcatgcaaagcagagattCTTTGGCTGATCCTCAACACATCCCTTAAATCTACTCTCCCTCACATCTGCACGTGGAGCTCTGtctcagtctgccatgaaaacccataCATTTCACATTCTTTTCTCACTTTGTTTCCAATGATGACCATCTTCTTTGTGAACCTTCAACAGTACTGCCATAAAGGAAAGTTTATATGACATTTGAGAGCCCCCAGTCATCTCCATGTACCGATATTACCTGTGGGATCTTGTAAAGACCCAAGATGTCTGCCATGTGTTTGGAAGTATCCAGACCTAATCCCCCGATAACTCCCACAAGGTTTTTCGTGGCGCCGCACTGATAGTTGGGAACAAACAGACGTGATTTGAAAAGGAGATCCAGAGTGCTTCGATAAGCCATCTTTGCTTCAAAGTGGTTGTCGAGGATGTGGAACCCCAAGGTGAGATTCGGTAAGATTTTGGGATTCTTATTGATCTCTTGGATGGCAAACACCAAGGCCAGGATGTGCTGGTAGAACTTGGGgacaaaactgaaaataaaatgctttttgtTTGACAGGAGAAATCATTGTATCATTTTGGCAAATACTATCTTTAAATACCTAGGAAAAGATCTGTTGGGACCTTTTGGATTGGgcctgggatagaatcatagtaacatattattgttatttatttattacggtcattgaccagcatcaataTAGTAACATATTTAATAAGCAGGGGAGGTTTACAAGGCAAACCCATCATCTCTTTTGCTACTTGAACCAACCATTCAACAACTACCTATTCTTTTctgagagaaaaataaaatttcagaaGGTGAACAATCCTCGAAAACCCATCCATATTCTGATGTTTTCCTGTATCTCACAGATATTTTTCCAGATGAGAGGGTCAAATTTTAACAAAATCTGGAATAACCTCATGTTATCAAACCTATCTAAACACATCAGAACATTTCGGTTTTAATTTGTCATTCAATAAAAAGTGAAAatgatccttaaaaaaaaaaactggagaaaAGGTGCTGTAATTTGGATCAGACAAGGATTTCACTTGTGAGTACAATTCAGCCCCTTCGCATTTCTGAAGATGTGGAAGCGAGGACATTCTTAAAATGTCAATAAGGAAACAGGACAGCCACACTAAATATTACTGTTTAGCCAAGGATGTCATTTCCATTTATAAATATTCCTTTGCCAGTCAACCAAGGTGAGTGAGAAGTGGCAACAAACTAGTAACCAATTTAGTAAGTTTCGGAGGTTGTTGGCAAGTTTAATTTTAGGCTGTGAATGAAGACAGTAACTTAATGAGCTTCATGGACCAACAGGAAGTTGGTTGCAGTGTCACAGGTCTGTCTTTCATTCTAATTAATACATCAcaacagctgcagcctggaaaacaTTGCTGTCCCCTTTGAAGTGGGGAGAGTTTACACCCTCATTATGGTGACAATTTTCCATGGAAAGATTTCTCCTTATGGGTTTGTCCTTCTGTAGACTTGTAAAGCCCCACCATTGACAAACAACACATCAGGCTAAAGGCTCTGTAACCTACAGAGTGGTTATGGCATATCAAGGTTATGGTTTGAATATATCCAGCTGGGCATGTGTTTTTAGTCTGTGTGTGCTTATTCCTgaaaaactgaatttttaaatgaATGCTATTACTGGTGCCACTCAGTTTGTTCACACAGAAAGACCTGTATAGCAAGGGAGGCAGACTATTTAGTAAATGTAATATCCATCAAACTCTCAAGTTGTATCCACTTCATATATATCCCCCCTTTCTCAGGATTACAAAGATCAGGATTACAGAACGGGAAACAGTGAAAGCAAATATCCGGGTAAGGCATTACGGACAACAATGTGTAACATGGTAGCCATTTAGAGGAGCAAACAAGGTGGTAATAAATCAGCAGGGCACATCTATTTCCTTACAAAAGTGACCTCCTGAGATATCTCCCTATATGGTCAATTCTGGTTCCTTTGCATTTGCCCATATATAAACCTAATACCCATCTTAGAACTTCATCAGAGAGGAAACGCAATCATGAACTTGAAAACAATCCTTGAAATGAAGGGGAAACATTCCTTACTGTGGCTGTTTAGCAGATTCCAGAGAAGGGTGTTTTTCAAAGGAGATTTTAAGGATATTACTGCCGATATGAGTTACAACTGCACCAAAGAGCATTTCACCTGGCTGATACCATTCATGGGGAATCTGAAGGGGTTCTGTCTGCACACACATCCAACTATGTGTTTTGTGTGATACGAGATAGAGCAGGAGCAGCGTCAAAGATACCATCATGATAATGGCAAAGCTTCCCCCCGGAGGCCAATTCTCCCAGTTTCCTGGTTTTCTCCAGGGCTTCCAGAAGGCAGTTTGGATTGTAACTGGTCCTGTGCTACAATTCTGAGCCTGAGATTTACCAGTCTTGTCCATGGACTGAATTGGGTGCAAAATGCAAATGGCAAAGACCAACTGTGGACAGCTGATTAACAATAAAGAAAAACTTGTATATCTCTACTCTCTTATCCTAGCTATGATGAATCCATAGGGGTTTTTATAACTACACATTTCAGACATTCCTTTTTTGGGAGAGCCGTCGGAGTTTTGACCAGGTAGATAGATTATAGCAGTTTTGATAATTACAAGGGAGGTAATGACACAACTGTTTTGTGTGGGTGTTTTTCTTGAGAACTGGGTGTAATTCTAGGCGACAGAATGTGGAAATGGATTTATTTTTCAGATTGCAGCACAAACTCTATGTACTAAAGTGGCAACGACCCATAATAATCCTTAGGAGACTATCAAACTGGAAGTGGATATCCTTGAAACTACAAGGGGATACTTTCACCCCTCCAGCCAAGTTCTCCAAAGAGTTAATGATGAAACCTCAATCACATTCAGCACCCAGATCTAAATTCATGAGATCTAGGTTCGTCACACAATTAGCATTCGAAGCAGACGATGAACCAAACTGAGCTATATACAGTGTGAGGGGTGTGGCTGTCTTTTGTATTTCCAAAATCAGCTGAGGGGCTGACATGTCATCTGAAttagaataaaatttaaatgtacAGGAGTTTTATGAAATTAACATCTTGACCCTCCACCTatcccctgcagggggcataaggacataagtggtccctcagataagcagggcccagctAAGAACCAAAAacaaacctgatctggaagctaaccagtaaccagtgcaactgcctcagcacaggctggatatgggtcctccaggatgaccttgtaaggaccctagcagctgcattttgaaccaactgcaatttccaggtcagagataagCATAGGCTcgcatagaacgagttacagaagtctaatctggaagtgactgttgcatggatcactgtggccaagtgttctggagacaggtagagcactagtagacTCATTCTGCATACAGATAATAATTTAGAGAGGGCTATGTTGACTCATTGGATTAGGCTAAATATACTACTTccatttcgcacctaacaacaacaactacttcCATGGTATGGAACATCTTGGGATTTCCCAAGAAACTTCAGTACAACCAGAACTAACAACAGAGCAGCTGGATAAACTCTTAACTATCATAATGCTTTCCTTCTTACCAGCTGCTCTCTGCTGTTCAACTCAGGCCTGAATATTATGATATAGCACTTGGGGAAAAAGATGCAGCTCAGTAATCCAGCACTggaagccaagatggagaagatctccatgGCCACCATGCCTTTCCCTTTTGTGCTCAAGTAGCTTGGGACAAAGGACAGCCAAACGCTGCAAAAGatcaacatgctgaaggtgatgaacttggcttcattgaaagtgTCAGGCAGCTTCCGGGCTAGGAAAGCCACCATGAAGCTGACGGTGGCCAAaaagcccatgtagcccaagaCACAGTAGAACATGGCAACTGACCCTTCATTACATTTCACAATGATGTTCTCTGTTGATGAGACCATGTCCAAATCTGGGAATGGGGGAGAAGTGCTCAACCAAAGGGCACAAAGTCCTACTTGAACAAGGGAACAGGAAATGATGATAGAATACGCCATTCTTCTCCCCATCCACTTCCTGAAAAGATTTCCGGGCTTGGAGGCCATGAAAGCTGCCACCACAGTCACTGTTTTTGCCAGGATGCAAGAAACAGCAGCGGAGAAGATGATGCCAAACATTGTTTGTTGGAACAGACAGGTCAACTTACTGGGCTGTCCAATGAACAGGAAAGAGCAAGTGAAGCATAAAAGGAGCAAGGCGAGGAGAACGTAGGTGAGGTCacgattgttggctttgacaatgggagtCTTCTGATGCTCAATGAAAATTCCAAGTACCAGAGCAGTGATCAGCAAAAAGAAAATTGCTAAGCAGGTTAACAGAATGCCCAAGGGTTCTGCCAAGGAGAGGAAATCTGGGGTCTTGGGGATGCATTGATCTTGACTGCTGCTTGGATAGTGATCTTCTGGGCAGGCAACACAGGATTCCATGTCTGGAAAGAGATGTTCATTTAAAATTTCTGAGCAGGGTTATTGCTGGAATTTCAATCAGTAAGTAATTGGTgaggtcagccttgaagggccGTTGTTAAACAGTTTAAGCAGCTAAGCTGCACTTGTGTGCTTACTATTGGTAGAGGGTGGTCAGTGCTGGGATTGCAGGCACGAGCAGTGGAAAATCCCCAGCACATGGCCTGAGAGACTCCTTTTGATTGAGCTGCCCACTGCCCACTTCCTGCCCACTTCAGGAAGAAGCAGCTCAGTGTGTGTCTTTTGCTGAAGCATGCAAGCAGCCATTAGTCTTAGCtatctccatctgctgatgtgtcaCATGTAATCTTCCTGCAggctagccacaagaggcttgcaatgtactgcttttgtaactttttaagcttttgtactctgcttcagtaaggacactgaagcagatgaatatgatatatgtcTGCAAatcatctttcccagtaaagattactctcttttaaacctcaaactgcagtgagtctggatctgtaccTTATCCACCAAGggaactaataactgcatactttcaaaacgctctgttactctgcagctctatttctttgGAGGGACCAAAAGTCCTAACAGATATGAATAGGGATGAGAAGGAATGAGCTAACGAATGTTTAGCACTGTTCCTGTTTTTCATATTCTTTGAAATGCAGTTATTCAAATACTCCTGGTCCAATTCCAGCCATTAGTTcataaaatttctttctgtttaactCAATGAGTATTTGTAATGGTACATCTCCTACCTTCTTGGTTTGATATCTTTCCATCTGGACATGGAGCAcagtcatagcagcaaaatttttcaccttctttctttttcctgctgTATCCTGGCTTGCAGTGGTCATTGCAGATGGAGACTGGAGGCACCTATTCCAGGAAAATATACCAATTTAGACTTCCAAAGGCCATTTAGGGTGGACTGAATATACAAACAATGTGATGTCTGATCACTCCAAGAGAACATGTtgattattttaaatgcttttggggGGACCCTGGGGGTCCAGAGAACCAGCCAACATTGTATTTGGGGTCTGCCAGCTGTTTGACAGTGTGTGCGGTCAGTTGGGGCTTTGCCCCATGCATGTATTCAGTGAAGACCTGAGACAACAGCTTGGGTTcatctaatttattttattcattaaaaataatctgtaataataaatattctaatatatttattttattttatttattcgatttttagcccaCTGCTCCCAGAACCGGCTcacggcaggttacataaaattcAAGAAATTTCAACATACAATCAAACAgataaaaacccattaaccccCCTTTAAAAACCCTCAACATTACAAAATCCAAAAATTCAGATGGCGGAAAATCATATCCTTTACATAGCTTCAGAGGCAACAGGGGGCCAGATGTTTGGACATCCCCAATATCTTTATCTATGCAAAATGTACAGAGTGGTGTCCCACCATAGCTATGCTACAACTACAATATCTATtggaaaataataaattaaacgtAAGGTCTTTAGAGATCACAGGCGCTAGCCCATCTAATCGCATGAGCATTGTAAGGTCAAACAAGCATTTTGGGATTGTCAAGAAGGATGGGATTCCCTTATGGAAAGTACAGAGAGCACCCCCAGCCTCGCAGATGGTACTATTGATATTAAACTTCATAGTCAATGTTTTGATAGTCTTACAGGCTCGGGGCCACCCATACCTACATGGTTTAGCCCTTTATGCCATGCAATTCTGTCCTCATAAATGGTGAGCTCCTTTCTTGGAGGACCCAAAGGATCTAGCCTTCCAATCTTGCTGCGGGCATAAGAGTTGTTTGGGAAAGTGACCAAGTTTGTAATATCAAATCCACTTGCTAGTTCTCCGTAGCTATTGAATACGATTTCATCTCCAGCACTATTATTGAATGATTTCCCACACAGGAATAAGTGGAGCTGGGCcaaatgagagaaagagaaagagaatctAAGAATAGTATTGTCATTAATGAAATGCTGACCAATGCGTTTCACACCAGCATATAGTACAGAAAACATGACAGGGGATCTAAGTCACGGGGAAAGAGTACCTGCCAAGGCTCCATGTTCCTCCTTTCCCGTGTCTTCCTGTTCTTCATGTCCATCAAATGCAAGGCATTTGCCATGGCATAAACTATGTTATAGATGCTGTAGCTGTGGCCGATCATCTTCATCTCAAAAAATGTTGCTGGAAGAT
The Paroedura picta isolate Pp20150507F chromosome 16, Ppicta_v3.0, whole genome shotgun sequence genome window above contains:
- the LOC143826570 gene encoding vomeronasal type-2 receptor 26-like encodes the protein MVPNEGLQYVGIVQLLLHFGWKWVGLITTDDQAGEHFLRALEPMLSEHEICSAFTERAATKIHRDSAADIMENFYTNSSAFLESKSNAIIVHGETACIIWLATAIWLRSLTDLGYAEGSSGGKVWITTAQIDFTFTSAQTSWDIEIFHGALSFTIHSNELTGFQTFLQTVKPPWTHRDGFFKNFWEEVFGCSFPNSRRPADNNELCTGEEKLENLPATFFEMKMIGHSYSIYNIVYAMANALHLMDMKNRKTRERRNMEPWQLHLFLCGKSFNNSAGDEIVFNSYGELASGFDITNLVTFPNNSYARSKIGRLDPLGPPRKELTIYEDRIAWHKGLNHVPPVSICNDHCKPGYSRKKKEGEKFCCYDCAPCPDGKISNQEDMESCVACPEDHYPSSSQDQCIPKTPDFLSLAEPLGILLTCLAIFFLLITALVLGIFIEHQKTPIVKANNRDLTYVLLALLLLCFTCSFLFIGQPSKLTCLFQQTMFGIIFSAAVSCILAKTVTVVAAFMASKPGNLFRKWMGRRMAYSIIISCSLVQVGLCALWLSTSPPFPDLDMVSSTENIIVKCNEGSVAMFYCVLGYMGFLATVSFMVAFLARKLPDTFNEAKFITFSMLIFCSVWLSFVPSYLSTKGKGMVAMEIFSILASSAGLLSCIFFPKCYIIIFRPELNSREQLVRRKAL